The region ATGAAGCTGTGTTATTTTTTAGAATCTCTTTATTTAATTGTTCCCTAAGATTTTCTTCATCTAAGTCTCTATAAATTTCGCCATTTTTAGCAAGTGAAATTTGGCCTGTTTCTTCAGATACGACAAGTGTTAAGCTGTCTGTTACTTCGCTAATTCCAATCGCCGCGCGGTGTCTTGTGCCAAGCTCCTTTGAAATAAAACGGCTTTCAGACAACGGCAAGTAACAAGCAGCGGCGAGTATGTTATTTTTATTTACAATGACCGCGCCATCATGCAACGGTGTATTTGGTATGAAAATATTAATGAGAAGTTCAGATGTGATTTTTGCTTGAATGGGAATGCCTGTTTCTACATACTCATTCATTCCCGTTTCACGCTCAACTGAAATAAGGGCACCGATACGCCTTTTGCCCATATATGTAGAAGCTTTTACAAGTGCATCAATCGTTTCTTTATATTCCTCTTCTTCAGGGGAAGCATATCTTGTAAAAAACCGCCCTCTTCCCAACTGTTCAAGGGCACGCCTAAGTTCAGGCTGGAAAATAATGATAATCGCGAGAAAACCAAAATTGATCGCCTGCTCGACAAGCCATTGTAATGTACGAAGCTGGAAGGCGCTGCTTAAAAACCATACAGCGATGATTACTGATATTCCCTTCAGAAGCTGGATTGCCTTCGTACCACGGATAAGCATCGTTAATTTATAAATCACATACGTGACAAGTAAAATATCGATGATATCGCCTATATCTCCTATGAAGTTAAAGATGTCAAAGTCACTAAGAGGCCACATCGCACATCCCCCAGATAATTCTAATCGCTTTCTATTATACCACAACGCCTACCTTCTTCACTTTATTCAATATATTATTTTTCCCAATAAAAATCATATATAAAAAAAGAAAGAAACCTTAAATGGCAAAATTTAAGGTTTCTTTGATATATTTGAAGCGGAAGACGGGATTCGAACCCGCGACCCCCACCTTGGCAAGGTGGTATTCTACCGCTGAACTACTTCCGCAGTTTAGAGGTTGGATATGTAGTAAATCTTCGTGGCCATACTTAAGAGCCCTTCATATATCCCATGTCTAACTTCCAATTTCCCATTTCCAACTTCTAGTATGGTGGAGGGGGGCGGATTCGAACCGCCGAACCCTAAGGGAGCGGATTTACAGTCCGCCGCGTTTAGCCACTTCGCTACCCCTCCGTTTCCAGTGATCAGAAGTCAGAAGCCAGAAATCAGAATATATTTTTCTGGTCTCTGGCTTCCGTAATCTGAATACTACTAGCACTGCCATCTTAGCTTCCATAGATGTCTCTCAACGTAGATGCGCTAATAATAGATGATGCCGGCCAGAGGACTTGAACCCCCAACCTACTGATTACAAGTCAGTTGCTCTACCAATTGAGCTAGACCGGCGAAGTAATAGAAGTAATATATGAAGAAATTTCTGTATCGTCGTCCCGATCTCAGAAAGAATATTGTGATTCGATCGGTACGCTGATGCCAATTCAATGAAGCTTATTTGTTCGTGCTCTACCAATTGAGCTAGAGCGGTGTAATCATAAACTGTTTCTAATATAACATTTGAAACGGCTTTATTCAATATGGTGGAGGATGACGGGCTCGAACCGCCGACCCCCTGCTTGTAAGGCAGATGCTCTCCCAGCTGAGCTAATCCTCCATACCGGATGTCGGAAGTCAGAAGCCGGAGTTCAGATTTGTTCAAATTGGTATACCAATTTGTCCTATTCTGGCTTCTGGTCTCTGATTTCTGTAATCTGGAATGACCCGTACGGGATTCGAACCCGTGTTACCGCCGTGAAAGGGCGGTGTCTTAACCACTTGACCAACGGGCCACTTTAATTGTTCTTTTTTTAAACTAACGTTTATAATTATATAAGCAACTTGTCTCTTTGTAAAGGGAGAGAGTAATTTTTTTATGTTCTAATTTCTTTTGCCAAAATGGCTTTAGACGTTATAATGAATGATGAGGTGACTGCATTGAGTTTAACGAAAAAAGAAATTGAACAAAGAATCGCTGAATTAAAGATGGAATATATTCGTTTGCAAAATGATCTTGAGAAACTGGAATCTACTGGTCAACGAACCTCGATACAGGAAAACAAGCTAGGTGAAATTGAAAAAGAGCTACGCTCTTTAAGAGAACAGCTTGATGATGATTTTTAAATCTACCTTATCAACCAACGGTTCAAAACTTTTGAACCGTGTTTTCATTATAACTATGGAGTTGCATTAGATTGGAGTGTAGGGGTGTGGAACAACAGGATACGCTTCATTTGAAGGCAAACACCTCATTCGATGATGATGGCTTTTGGCAAGGGGTAAAAGATTGTGTCCCCACACTGCTCGGATATTTAAGCATCGGCTTTGCTGCGGGGGTTGTGCAAAAGACAGCAGGTTTAAGCATTGTCGAAATCACATTAATGTGTTTGCTTCTCTATGCAGGTTCAGGGCAATTCATCGCCGCTGGAATGATCGCCGCAAGCAATCCAGTTTCTGCGATTGTTTTTACAATCTTCTTTATAAACTTGCGCCATCTGCTTCTTAGCGCGGCGGTTGCGCCTTATTTCCGTCATCTTCCTCCATGGAAGAACATGGTGAATGGCGCTCTATTGACAGATGAAACGTTTGGCGTGGCAATCAATCAGCTTCCAAACAAAAAAACAGCAAGCTTTAAATGGATGCTCGGGTTAAACATTACTGCCTATTTAAATTGGCTCGTTGCCAACTTGGCTGGTGCCTATTTTGGAAAATGGATTCCCAACCCCGAATCGTTTGGGCTTGACTTTGCTTTGCCGGCGATGTTTATCGGTTTGTTAATCCTTCAAATGCTAAGCCATAAAAAATATGTTGTCGATATTGTCGTAGCACTCAGTGCGGCAGTGATTGTCATAGTTGTCAGCTTCAGTTTATCCGGAAGCACCGGGGTCATTATTGCAACGATTTTAGGCGCAACAATAGGCATGGTGATTGAAAAATGGAAGTAAGGTATACAATATTATTAATTATCATAGGCTCAGCCATCGTTACATTGATTCCGAGAGTCCTTCCGCTTATGCTTCTTAGCCGGATTGAACTGCCAGAATGGACGATAAGCTGGCTAAAGAATATTCCTGTTGCCGTAATGGCAGCCCTTTTGGTCCAATCATTATTGATGTCTGATAATCAAATTTCGTTAACTTCCAACAAGCTCGAACTTATCGCCGCCTTGCCGACTTTTCTCGTAGCCATTTTAACAAAAAGCCTGATTGGTACTGTGATTACAGGCGTTCTTTCCTTAATGGTTTTACGATTTGTATTTTAAATAAGAAGGAGCGAATCGATTCACTCTCGGTTCGCTCCTTCTTTATCCCGGTGCCACCGTCCGTAAGACCCCCTCTTCAAGATTTAGAGATTTCGAAAAAGTCTAAGCGGGAAATAACGGACGTTAACACCCCGATAAGTCTCGCTTTATATCAATCTTCTCCGATAACGCCATCCGCAATATTAACCGCGTGGTCACCAATCCGTTCAAGGTTGCTGACGATATCCACATACACGATACCCGCCGTACCCGTACATTCATTTTGATTTAACCGTAAAATATGCTTCTTGCGAAGTTCCCTTTCCATTTCATCAATATGCCTTTCTTTGATTTGAACAGCCTTTGCATGTTCAATGTCATTTGTTTCCAACGCTTTAATTGCTTGGTTTAAAGTGGAAATCGTGAAATCGAACATTTCATCCAAATCAGCCATAGCAGAATCGGAGAATTTCACTTTACTGTTAATTTGGCTATCGACAAGCTCCATAATATTTTCCATATGGTCACCAATTCGCTCAAGATTAATGACCGTATTCATTAACGCGTGATGCGTTTTTAAATCATGGTCAGTCAATGTATGGTAAGAAATCTGCACCAAATATTCGGTAATTTTTTTATCAAGATTGTTTAACGCATCTTCAATTTGCGGGATCAGTTCTCGATGCTTTTTCCCATGTGTTTTGTAATATAGACAAGCTTCTCTAACCCCTTTTTCCGCTAACTCGGCCATTCTTAACACTTCCTTTTTCCCTTGGCCAAGCGCGACTGAAGGAGATTGCCGAATAAACTGCTCACCTAAGTGAACGGTTTTAAATTCAATCGTTGTATCTTCGCCAGGAACGAGCTTTGTTACAATCCAAGCCAACGCCCCAATAAATGGAAATTGAATAATGGTGTTCGCTATATTAAACGTGCCGTGTGCAAAAGCAAGCGTCATTCTAGGGTTTAAATCAAGGCTCGCTTGCATGAACTCAATAAAATGTGTAAACGGCACAAAAAGAAACAGAACAAGAATCGTCCCAATGACGTTAAACATAACATGCAC is a window of Pueribacillus theae DNA encoding:
- the cdaA gene encoding diadenylate cyclase CdaA — protein: MWPLSDFDIFNFIGDIGDIIDILLVTYVIYKLTMLIRGTKAIQLLKGISVIIAVWFLSSAFQLRTLQWLVEQAINFGFLAIIIIFQPELRRALEQLGRGRFFTRYASPEEEEYKETIDALVKASTYMGKRRIGALISVERETGMNEYVETGIPIQAKITSELLINIFIPNTPLHDGAVIVNKNNILAAACYLPLSESRFISKELGTRHRAAIGISEVTDSLTLVVSEETGQISLAKNGEIYRDLDEENLREQLNKEILKNNTASSRWQWRGKSNG
- a CDS encoding SE1832 family protein is translated as MSLTKKEIEQRIAELKMEYIRLQNDLEKLESTGQRTSIQENKLGEIEKELRSLREQLDDDF
- a CDS encoding AzlC family ABC transporter permease, translated to MEQQDTLHLKANTSFDDDGFWQGVKDCVPTLLGYLSIGFAAGVVQKTAGLSIVEITLMCLLLYAGSGQFIAAGMIAASNPVSAIVFTIFFINLRHLLLSAAVAPYFRHLPPWKNMVNGALLTDETFGVAINQLPNKKTASFKWMLGLNITAYLNWLVANLAGAYFGKWIPNPESFGLDFALPAMFIGLLILQMLSHKKYVVDIVVALSAAVIVIVVSFSLSGSTGVIIATILGATIGMVIEKWK
- a CDS encoding AzlD domain-containing protein; the protein is MEVRYTILLIIIGSAIVTLIPRVLPLMLLSRIELPEWTISWLKNIPVAVMAALLVQSLLMSDNQISLTSNKLELIAALPTFLVAILTKSLIGTVITGVLSLMVLRFVF
- a CDS encoding Na/Pi cotransporter family protein produces the protein MELQTIIFTFIGGLGIFLYGIKLMGDGLQKVAGDGLRDLLDRFTSNPFMAVLTGIVVTALIQTSSGTTVLTIGLVSAGFMTLRQAIGVIMGANIGTTTTAFIIGINISELALPILALGAFLIFFFKNHKVNHFGQVFFGFGSLFFGLNLMGDGMKPLRDVPAFTDLTLSMSDSPLLGVLIGVIFTVIIQSSSAAIGLLQTLFDQGAISLHAALPVLFGDNIGTTITAVLASIGASIAAKRAALVHVMFNVIGTILVLFLFVPFTHFIEFMQASLDLNPRMTLAFAHGTFNIANTIIQFPFIGALAWIVTKLVPGEDTTIEFKTVHLGEQFIRQSPSVALGQGKKEVLRMAELAEKGVREACLYYKTHGKKHRELIPQIEDALNNLDKKITEYLVQISYHTLTDHDLKTHHALMNTVINLERIGDHMENIMELVDSQINSKVKFSDSAMADLDEMFDFTISTLNQAIKALETNDIEHAKAVQIKERHIDEMERELRKKHILRLNQNECTGTAGIVYVDIVSNLERIGDHAVNIADGVIGED